The Zingiber officinale cultivar Zhangliang chromosome 9A, Zo_v1.1, whole genome shotgun sequence genome window below encodes:
- the LOC122021630 gene encoding strigolactone esterase D14-like produces the protein MGGNSNYDASDMAPGGGGGGSGSRSAAKLLQMLNVRVVGSGERVVVLSHGFGTDQSVWNRILPFLDRDYRLVLYDLVCAGSVDPDHFDFRRYTTLDSYVDDLLAVLHALHVDRCFFVGHSVSAMIGILAAIRSPDLFLKLILIGGSPRFLNDGDYHGGFDRAQIEEVFLAMESNYKAWVQGFAPLAVGADVPAAVQEFSRTLFNMRPDISLFVCRTVFNSDLRGVLGLVRTPCVVVQTTKDVSVPLSVASYLKHHLGGRTTVELLPVEGHLPHLSAPAVIVQVLRSALASPPR, from the exons ATGGGAGGCAACAGCAATTATGATGCTTCGGACATGGCGccgggcggcggcggcggaggcagCGGCAGCAGAAGCGCCGCGAAGCTGCTGCAGATGCTAAACGTGCGGGTGGTGGGCAGCGGCGAGCGGGTGGTGGTGCTGTCGCACGGCTTCGGCACGGACCAGTCGGTTTGGAACCGCATCCTCCCTTTTCTCGACCGCGACTACCGCCTCGTCCTCTATGACCTCGTTTGCGCCGGCAGCGTCGACCCTGACCACTTCGACTTCCGACGCTACACCACCCTGGACTCCTACGTCGACGACCTCCTTGCCGTCCTCCACGCCCTCCACGTCGACCGGTGCTTCTTCGTCGGCCACTCTGTCTCCGCCATGATCGGCATCCTCGCTGCCATCCGCAGCCCTGACCTCTTTCTCAAGCTCATCCTCATCGGCGGCTCCCCTAG GTTTTTGAACGACGGTGACTACCACGGGGGGTTCGATAGAGCGCAGATCGAGGAGGTGTTCTTGGCGATGGAGTCCAACTACAAGGCGTGGGTGCAGGGGTTCGCGCCGCTGGCGGTGGGTGCGGACGTGCCTGCGGCAGTGCAGGAGTTCAGCCGGACGCTGTTCAACATGCGGCCGGACATCTCGCTCTTCGTGTGTAGGACGGTGTTCAACAGCGACCTGCGCGGCGTGCTCGGCCTAGTCCGCACTCCTTGCGTCGTCGTGCAGACCACCAAGGACGTCTCCGTCCCCCTCTCAGTCGCCTCCTACCTCAAGCACCATCTCGGCGGCCGCACCACCGTGGAGCTCCTCCCCGTCGAAGGCCACCTCCCCCACCTCAGCGCCCCCGCCGTCATCGTCCAGGTTCTTCGCAGTGCCTTGGCTTCCCCTCCTCGGTAG